The Arthrobacter sp. NicSoilC5 genome has a window encoding:
- a CDS encoding NAD(P)-binding domain-containing protein — protein sequence MSEHFDTVVIGGGQAGLAMGHHLSRAKRSFVILDENPRTGDSWRTRWDSLRLFTPARYDALPGTRYPAPPWSYPSREEFAEYLSSYAEKFGLPVRNNVLVNRLSHNGNSFAIEAGGLYLEADNVVVAPGWDRTPNVPAFARQLTPDIKQLTAGSYKNPKDLAPGPVLVVGAGNSGADIALELAAGRTTYLSGRHPGEIPWPIDAVAARPLTLAVFFAFSHVLNLNTPAGRKARPQILAHSGPLVRVKNRDLVRAGVERVPRTEGVRDGRPLLADGRTPDIANVIWCTGFRPDLAWIDLPVFGPDGEPDQDRGVAKAQAGLYFLGATFQQSLASSMVHGVGRDAAFIARCIAAKAPSGSGTTQLPGDVRPEGSTAPQ from the coding sequence ATGTCAGAGCACTTCGACACCGTGGTGATCGGCGGCGGCCAGGCAGGCCTGGCCATGGGCCACCACTTGTCCCGCGCCAAGCGTTCGTTCGTCATCCTCGATGAGAACCCGCGGACCGGAGACAGCTGGCGCACCCGCTGGGATTCCCTCAGGCTCTTCACCCCTGCCCGGTACGATGCCCTTCCCGGAACCCGCTACCCTGCCCCGCCCTGGTCTTACCCGTCGCGTGAAGAGTTTGCTGAGTACCTCAGCAGCTACGCGGAGAAGTTCGGGCTGCCGGTCCGGAACAACGTTCTGGTCAACCGCCTCAGCCACAACGGAAACAGCTTCGCCATCGAAGCGGGCGGCCTATACCTGGAAGCCGACAACGTGGTGGTGGCACCCGGCTGGGACAGAACACCCAACGTGCCGGCCTTCGCACGGCAGCTCACCCCGGACATCAAGCAACTCACGGCAGGAAGCTACAAGAACCCGAAGGACCTCGCGCCAGGACCCGTCCTGGTGGTGGGGGCCGGCAACTCCGGCGCGGACATCGCCCTGGAGCTTGCCGCCGGCCGCACGACCTACCTCTCCGGCCGGCACCCCGGCGAGATCCCCTGGCCCATCGACGCCGTGGCGGCCCGGCCCCTCACCCTCGCTGTTTTCTTCGCGTTCTCCCACGTCCTCAACCTCAACACTCCCGCCGGCCGGAAGGCCCGCCCGCAGATCCTTGCCCACAGCGGGCCACTGGTCAGGGTGAAGAACCGGGACCTGGTGCGTGCCGGCGTCGAACGCGTCCCCAGGACGGAAGGCGTCCGGGACGGCCGGCCGCTGCTGGCTGACGGACGGACACCCGATATCGCCAACGTCATCTGGTGCACCGGCTTCCGGCCGGACCTGGCGTGGATTGACCTGCCGGTGTTCGGCCCGGACGGGGAGCCGGACCAGGACCGCGGGGTGGCCAAAGCCCAGGCGGGACTGTACTTCCTGGGAGCCACGTTCCAGCAGTCGCTGGCATCCTCCATGGTGCACGGCGTGGGCAGGGACGCAGCCTTCATAGCCCGGTGCATCGCCGCCAAAGCGCCAAGCGGATCAGGGACAACGCAACTGCCCGGGGACGTCAGGCCGGAAGGTTCAACTGCTCCACAATGA
- a CDS encoding PAS and ANTAR domain-containing protein gives MEWSEGMYGIHGLKKGDVVPSWELFMAHKHPLDREPVRALWTNLLDGGGQGALLHRVIDARGREQRVFSAVQAVAEPSGQVEYVRGFMVDVTQSLRIESQHAAEEAIEGAYGHKALIEQAKGIVMALRGVDGQAAFQVLATRSQHANTKLHIVAEELVNAAADGKAAEVLAGY, from the coding sequence ATGGAGTGGTCCGAAGGCATGTACGGCATCCACGGCCTTAAGAAGGGCGATGTGGTGCCTAGCTGGGAACTGTTCATGGCCCACAAGCACCCGCTGGACCGGGAGCCGGTCCGTGCCCTCTGGACGAACCTCCTGGACGGCGGAGGCCAAGGGGCCCTGCTCCACCGGGTCATAGACGCCCGGGGCAGGGAACAGCGTGTCTTCTCCGCGGTCCAGGCCGTTGCAGAGCCGTCGGGGCAGGTGGAGTATGTCCGCGGATTCATGGTGGACGTGACCCAGAGCCTGCGCATCGAATCCCAGCACGCGGCGGAGGAAGCGATCGAGGGTGCGTACGGGCACAAGGCCCTCATTGAGCAGGCCAAAGGCATCGTCATGGCACTGCGGGGTGTGGACGGCCAGGCGGCCTTCCAGGTCCTGGCCACCCGAAGCCAGCACGCCAACACCAAACTGCATATCGTCGCAGAGGAACTGGTCAACGCGGCGGCGGACGGCAAGGCCGCCGAGGTCCTGGCGGGTTACTGA
- a CDS encoding cytoplasmic protein, giving the protein MADPIAVNPQHYRLVFENDRVRVLEYSDGPGDTTGTHSHPDSVMVTLSSFARRLRSGDREADVELQAGQARWLDAQEHSGTNTGSSPTHCLFIELKEPRRENPGVDEQAAHTGRLGPAES; this is encoded by the coding sequence GTGGCCGATCCCATTGCAGTGAATCCGCAGCACTACCGACTCGTCTTCGAAAACGACCGGGTCCGCGTCCTCGAGTACAGCGACGGTCCTGGAGACACCACCGGCACCCATTCCCACCCGGACAGCGTGATGGTCACACTCAGTTCCTTCGCCCGCCGCCTCCGGTCAGGGGACCGTGAAGCGGACGTCGAGCTGCAGGCGGGGCAGGCACGCTGGCTGGACGCGCAGGAACATTCTGGCACGAACACCGGCTCTTCCCCGACCCACTGCCTCTTTATCGAACTGAAGGAACCCCGTCGGGAGAACCCAGGCGTGGATGAGCAGGCCGCCCACACAGGCCGCCTTGGTCCTGCTGAATCCTAG
- a CDS encoding MFS transporter, producing MPTSASAAGSVPAAPMTAIRFILVFGIISALMDMVYEGARSVTGPFLGALGASALLVSVVTGAGEAVALVLRLVFGRLADRPGLRWALAISGYALTAVSVPLLGITDALWIACLLVLAERLGKAVRSPAKDTMLAEAGSALGQGKAFALHEALDQVGALLGPLLVGVALALSGSYGPGFLLLAVPGLAAMLILFRLRRRVPDPAVYEAADASPATALPAPGGPGPASVKAVPMPRQYWLYAAFSSLTMFGYATFGLLSFHLVATGLLPPAVVPVLYAAAMGVDAVAALASGWLFDRVGLKVLLVLPVLAAAVPWLGFSNNTALAVTGVLVWGAAMGVQESTMRAGVAGLAPAARRGSAYGMFTACYGLAWLAGSFLIGVLYEYSIPALAITVTAVQAAALVIFAVVRPHAVRPGLQSSGNEPS from the coding sequence ATGCCCACCAGCGCTAGCGCCGCCGGGAGCGTTCCCGCGGCGCCCATGACCGCCATCCGCTTCATCCTGGTCTTCGGGATCATCAGCGCCCTGATGGACATGGTGTACGAGGGCGCACGGAGTGTTACCGGCCCGTTCCTCGGTGCGCTGGGCGCGTCCGCGCTCCTGGTCAGCGTGGTCACCGGCGCCGGGGAGGCTGTGGCCCTGGTCCTTCGCCTGGTGTTCGGGCGGCTGGCGGACAGGCCCGGGCTGCGGTGGGCACTGGCGATCAGCGGGTACGCGCTGACGGCCGTGTCCGTGCCGTTGCTGGGAATCACTGACGCGCTCTGGATTGCCTGCCTCCTGGTCCTGGCGGAACGGCTGGGCAAGGCCGTCCGGAGCCCGGCGAAGGACACCATGCTGGCCGAGGCAGGTTCGGCGCTGGGCCAGGGCAAGGCGTTCGCACTGCACGAGGCGCTGGACCAGGTGGGAGCGCTGCTGGGGCCGCTGCTGGTGGGGGTGGCCCTGGCGTTGTCGGGCAGTTATGGTCCGGGGTTCCTGCTGCTTGCTGTTCCAGGCCTGGCGGCCATGCTGATTCTCTTCCGGCTGCGGCGAAGGGTCCCGGATCCGGCCGTTTACGAGGCGGCGGACGCATCACCGGCCACCGCGCTCCCTGCTCCTGGCGGACCCGGTCCCGCTTCCGTGAAGGCTGTTCCCATGCCCCGGCAGTACTGGCTGTATGCCGCGTTCAGCAGCCTGACCATGTTCGGCTATGCAACGTTCGGGCTGTTGTCCTTCCACCTGGTGGCCACCGGGCTCCTCCCGCCGGCGGTGGTCCCTGTCCTCTACGCCGCGGCCATGGGGGTGGACGCCGTGGCCGCCCTGGCCTCCGGTTGGCTCTTTGACCGGGTGGGGCTGAAAGTCCTTCTGGTCCTGCCCGTCCTGGCGGCTGCGGTGCCGTGGCTGGGCTTCAGCAACAACACGGCGCTCGCGGTCACGGGGGTGCTGGTGTGGGGAGCGGCCATGGGCGTCCAGGAAAGCACCATGCGGGCAGGCGTGGCGGGCCTGGCTCCGGCGGCACGGCGGGGGAGCGCCTATGGAATGTTCACTGCGTGCTACGGCCTCGCCTGGCTGGCCGGGAGCTTCCTCATCGGTGTGCTGTACGAGTACTCAATCCCTGCCCTGGCCATCACCGTCACGGCAGTGCAGGCAGCCGCTTTGGTGATCTTCGCCGTCGTCCGTCCTCATGCCGTGCGCCCCGGGCTGCAGTCTTCGGGGAACGAACCTTCCTAG
- a CDS encoding TetR/AcrR family transcriptional regulator, with product MSVRHNEKYLETGRTRQKSRTREELVSSLRDLLKDGQDPSVAEVAAIAGISRTTAYRYFPDKEALLHAALPETGLASLLGEEPPSDVRARLVRTLDAHFEFIRAWEPQLRASLRLSLTPGTARPTLRGGRAVGWYRDALSPLEAAGSGIDIAALAVRLRAVAGIEPYVWLRDVAGLRPDQAFSAMRANALDILDAEMGRQQ from the coding sequence GTGTCCGTACGCCACAATGAAAAATATCTGGAGACCGGCAGGACCCGGCAGAAGTCGCGCACCCGGGAAGAACTGGTGTCCTCGCTCCGGGACCTCTTGAAGGACGGGCAGGATCCGTCGGTTGCCGAAGTCGCCGCCATCGCCGGGATTTCGCGGACGACTGCCTACCGGTACTTCCCGGACAAGGAAGCCCTCCTGCACGCGGCCCTCCCAGAGACTGGGTTGGCGTCGCTGCTTGGCGAGGAGCCGCCGTCGGACGTCCGTGCCCGCCTGGTGCGCACCCTGGACGCGCACTTCGAGTTCATCCGGGCCTGGGAACCGCAGTTGCGGGCATCGCTGCGGCTGTCCCTTACCCCGGGGACCGCCCGACCCACTCTTCGCGGAGGCCGCGCTGTGGGCTGGTACCGCGACGCCCTGTCTCCGCTGGAAGCCGCCGGATCCGGGATCGACATCGCCGCCCTTGCCGTGCGGCTCCGTGCGGTTGCCGGAATTGAACCCTACGTCTGGCTGCGGGATGTGGCGGGTCTCCGGCCGGACCAGGCGTTCAGTGCCATGCGTGCCAACGCCCTGGACATTCTTGACGCCGAGATGGGCCGGCAACAGTAG
- a CDS encoding MFS transporter has product MTSPDDPEPFNLRSIAVAAFGPTLLFGIGQGAILPVVALSARDLGASVAVAALIVTLIGLGSWFFNLPASLVTLRFGERWSIVGAAVAAGLALAAAATSSLAPNGLWLLAVAMTVVGMSGAVFGLARQKYLTEAVPVAFRARALSTLGGVNRIGVFIGPFAGAAVMQFFGIAGAYWVGVVAMAAAALLSLTIPDLTTPEVRLGVDAGPQPTLRSVAVSHAGVFLSLGMGILLLSALRSSRQVVIPLWSDHLGMDATSASLIYGLSGAIDMLVFYPAGKLMDRKGRQWVAVPSTLLMGTALLLIPLTGSFVGLLLAALLIGFGNGISSGLVMTLGADFSPDRGRGQFLGLWRFMADAGSTGGPVLLSGVTALASLGPGIAATGVLGFAAAAVFAVVIPRLKHRRNY; this is encoded by the coding sequence ATGACTTCCCCGGATGACCCCGAGCCCTTCAACCTGCGCAGTATTGCGGTGGCCGCCTTCGGCCCCACACTGCTTTTCGGAATCGGGCAGGGCGCCATCCTCCCGGTGGTGGCACTGTCTGCCCGCGACCTGGGCGCCTCGGTGGCGGTGGCCGCCCTGATCGTCACCCTGATCGGGCTAGGGTCCTGGTTCTTCAACCTGCCTGCGTCCCTGGTGACCCTGCGCTTCGGCGAACGCTGGTCCATCGTGGGCGCCGCCGTCGCAGCCGGCCTGGCCCTGGCCGCCGCCGCCACGTCCTCCCTCGCCCCGAACGGACTATGGCTCCTCGCCGTGGCGATGACCGTCGTCGGGATGTCTGGGGCAGTGTTTGGCCTGGCGCGGCAAAAATACCTCACCGAGGCCGTGCCCGTGGCGTTCCGTGCCCGCGCGCTGTCCACGCTGGGTGGCGTGAACCGGATCGGGGTGTTCATTGGGCCGTTCGCGGGGGCGGCGGTGATGCAGTTCTTCGGCATCGCCGGCGCCTACTGGGTGGGGGTGGTGGCCATGGCGGCCGCCGCGCTGCTGTCCCTGACCATCCCGGACCTTACGACGCCGGAGGTCCGCTTGGGTGTGGACGCGGGCCCCCAGCCCACGCTCCGCAGCGTCGCGGTATCCCATGCCGGCGTGTTCCTTTCGCTGGGGATGGGCATCCTGCTGCTCAGCGCCTTGCGGTCCTCCCGGCAGGTGGTGATCCCGCTCTGGTCCGACCACCTTGGCATGGATGCCACCTCAGCGTCCCTGATCTACGGGCTGTCCGGCGCCATCGACATGCTGGTGTTCTACCCGGCGGGAAAACTCATGGACCGCAAGGGCCGGCAGTGGGTGGCGGTTCCGTCCACGCTGCTCATGGGGACCGCGCTGCTCCTCATTCCGCTGACCGGGTCCTTTGTGGGGCTGCTGCTGGCCGCGCTGCTGATCGGGTTTGGCAATGGCATCAGTTCCGGGCTGGTGATGACCCTGGGCGCCGATTTCTCACCGGACCGCGGCCGGGGACAGTTCCTGGGCCTCTGGCGGTTCATGGCGGACGCTGGCTCCACCGGGGGACCGGTGCTCCTCTCCGGGGTGACGGCCCTCGCCTCCCTGGGTCCGGGGATCGCCGCCACGGGCGTCCTGGGCTTCGCCGCGGCGGCCGTGTTCGCCGTCGTGATTCCCCGCCTGAAGCACCGCCGCAACTACTGA
- a CDS encoding alternate-type signal peptide domain-containing protein codes for MKNSTLIKGTAAIAVGAALLLGGGGTLANWNAADAAAPGTISSGDLNVKASTGQWTDRTGNVINNIGAYRVVPGDKLTYTQDLTVTLIGDKMAANIVVSGANAANNFTPANVTITGPALKVGGAAVANPLTAISGTSTRTVTATTTFEFKATTSDRNDVNTSYNLGDVSYTLTQVVSAPGLADPTPQP; via the coding sequence ATGAAGAACAGCACTCTGATCAAGGGCACCGCTGCCATCGCCGTGGGCGCAGCACTGCTGCTGGGCGGCGGCGGAACCCTGGCCAACTGGAACGCGGCCGACGCCGCGGCTCCCGGGACGATCAGCTCCGGCGACTTGAACGTCAAAGCAAGCACTGGACAATGGACTGATCGTACGGGCAACGTTATCAACAACATCGGTGCCTACCGTGTGGTTCCGGGCGACAAACTGACTTACACGCAGGACCTGACGGTGACGCTCATCGGTGACAAGATGGCCGCAAACATTGTGGTCAGCGGTGCTAATGCCGCTAACAACTTCACCCCGGCCAATGTGACAATTACCGGTCCTGCCCTCAAAGTCGGGGGTGCGGCTGTCGCAAATCCCCTGACAGCCATCAGCGGAACCTCAACCAGGACTGTCACGGCTACTACGACCTTCGAATTCAAGGCGACCACCTCGGATCGAAACGATGTCAACACCAGCTACAACCTGGGAGATGTTAGCTACACGCTGACCCAGGTCGTGTCGGCCCCCGGACTGGCTGACCCCACCCCCCAGCCGTAG
- a CDS encoding MarR family transcriptional regulator → MNPHGASEGYWYPPREGAQPGAVDVINALREFRTSESAMRRRTRSSAAMGETDLLALRYLIDAEAAGVGIRPTQLAARLGITSASMTSLVDRLVAAGHVTREPHPSDRRAVIIRPTPGADEEVRHNLNQMHKRMLEAAESLSVEEIKAVMHFLGCMREAVDAVVPGDVVGLR, encoded by the coding sequence ATGAACCCGCACGGTGCAAGCGAAGGCTACTGGTACCCACCCCGCGAGGGCGCGCAGCCCGGTGCTGTTGACGTCATTAACGCCCTCAGGGAGTTCCGGACCTCTGAAAGTGCCATGAGAAGGCGCACCCGCTCCTCCGCCGCGATGGGGGAGACCGACCTGTTGGCGCTTCGGTACCTGATCGATGCGGAAGCTGCCGGCGTTGGCATCCGCCCCACCCAGCTTGCGGCCCGCCTGGGCATCACCTCCGCGTCCATGACCAGCCTCGTTGACCGCCTGGTGGCAGCCGGCCATGTGACGCGTGAGCCCCACCCCTCCGACCGGCGGGCTGTCATCATCCGGCCCACGCCCGGTGCCGACGAGGAGGTGCGGCACAACCTTAACCAGATGCACAAGCGCATGCTTGAGGCCGCCGAGTCGCTTTCGGTGGAGGAGATCAAAGCGGTGATGCACTTCCTGGGTTGCATGCGCGAGGCTGTGGATGCGGTGGTACCCGGTGACGTGGTGGGCTTGCGCTAG
- a CDS encoding calcium uniporter family protein: MFTLRTLGGIALLMAGSSWLWLTPTFATRGVNTSGIWWGITMVLSLLTVLGFLVATWGLFARWSWWEYAALGSAALGLVALIPFWVAATGGGETVGTAAWNVFVHVLMVAGVAVLLLVPPLERWVNQQVMG, translated from the coding sequence ATGTTCACGCTTCGCACCCTTGGCGGGATCGCCCTCCTGATGGCCGGGAGCAGTTGGCTTTGGTTGACGCCCACGTTCGCCACCCGAGGGGTGAACACGTCCGGGATCTGGTGGGGCATCACCATGGTGCTTTCGCTGCTGACAGTCCTGGGCTTCCTGGTGGCCACGTGGGGCCTGTTCGCCCGGTGGAGCTGGTGGGAATACGCGGCCCTCGGGTCGGCGGCGCTCGGCCTGGTCGCGTTGATTCCGTTCTGGGTCGCGGCAACAGGCGGCGGGGAGACCGTGGGGACCGCGGCGTGGAACGTGTTCGTGCACGTGCTGATGGTGGCCGGCGTTGCGGTGTTGTTGCTGGTCCCGCCGCTGGAACGCTGGGTCAACCAGCAGGTAATGGGCTAG
- the trxB gene encoding thioredoxin-disulfide reductase: protein MSKEQLIIIGSGPSGYTAAIYAARAGLNPLVLAGSVTAGGALMNTTEVENFPGFPAGVQGPELMDGLQQQAEKFGARIEYDDATSVDLKGPVKRVVTGGGETYEAQAVILATGSAYKELGLPEEKKFSGHGVSWCATCDGFFFREQDIIVVGGGDSAMEEATFLTRFGKSVTVVVRKGELRASRIMAQRAKDNPKIRFAWNSAVTAIHGDGKVSGVTLTDTRTGETRHQDATGIFVAIGHLPRTELVAGQVDLDDEGYIKVDAPTTCTNLPGVFACGDAVDHRYRQAITAAGTGCAAALDAERFLAALEDAASIATALVEEPTHS, encoded by the coding sequence ATGAGCAAAGAACAGCTGATCATCATCGGCTCCGGCCCCTCGGGCTACACCGCCGCCATCTACGCCGCCCGTGCCGGACTGAACCCCCTGGTCCTGGCCGGTTCCGTCACCGCCGGCGGCGCGCTGATGAACACCACCGAGGTGGAAAACTTCCCGGGTTTCCCGGCCGGCGTCCAGGGCCCCGAACTGATGGACGGGCTGCAGCAGCAGGCGGAAAAGTTCGGCGCGCGCATTGAGTACGACGACGCCACGTCCGTCGACCTGAAAGGTCCCGTCAAGCGCGTGGTCACCGGCGGCGGGGAGACCTACGAGGCCCAGGCCGTCATCCTGGCCACCGGCTCCGCCTACAAGGAACTCGGCCTGCCGGAGGAGAAGAAGTTCAGCGGGCACGGCGTCTCCTGGTGCGCCACCTGCGACGGATTCTTCTTCCGCGAGCAGGACATCATTGTGGTGGGCGGCGGCGACTCCGCCATGGAGGAAGCAACCTTCCTGACCCGCTTCGGAAAGTCCGTCACCGTCGTCGTCCGCAAGGGCGAACTGCGCGCCTCCCGCATCATGGCGCAACGCGCCAAGGACAACCCCAAGATCCGCTTCGCCTGGAACTCCGCCGTCACCGCCATTCACGGCGACGGAAAAGTCAGCGGCGTCACCCTCACGGACACCCGCACCGGTGAGACCCGGCACCAGGACGCCACCGGCATCTTCGTGGCCATCGGCCACCTGCCGCGCACGGAACTCGTGGCAGGCCAGGTGGACCTGGACGACGAAGGTTACATCAAGGTGGACGCGCCCACCACGTGCACCAACCTGCCCGGCGTCTTCGCCTGCGGCGATGCCGTGGACCACCGCTACCGGCAGGCCATCACCGCCGCCGGCACCGGCTGCGCCGCTGCCCTGGACGCCGAACGCTTCCTGGCCGCGCTTGAGGATGCCGCAAGCATCGCCACGGCGCTGGTGGAGGAGCCGACCCACAGCTGA
- a CDS encoding ANTAR domain-containing protein — translation MTGADGEAESLQKLAGAAARWMSTTAGTPVECAAVLHRQRSCTVTAGSTVGTAALAASEDEHVDGPTALGSALAAPTVIGQAGARWQAYRKRLLEHGLGAALALPLELQPGSSAALVFLGPPDYGFPARILADASWFGEVASQSLKLALDVHGVIRAGDNLKQVLESRTSIDVACGVLMAQNRCSYAEAFSRLAGTSRNRNLKVRSVADGILKAMPSGAPRTRFEPPAIA, via the coding sequence GTGACAGGGGCCGACGGCGAGGCAGAGTCCCTGCAAAAACTCGCCGGCGCAGCGGCCCGCTGGATGAGCACCACGGCGGGCACGCCGGTTGAGTGCGCAGCCGTGCTGCACCGGCAACGGTCCTGTACCGTCACAGCCGGAAGCACGGTGGGCACCGCCGCCCTTGCAGCCTCGGAGGACGAGCACGTGGACGGCCCCACGGCACTGGGCTCCGCCTTGGCCGCTCCGACAGTGATCGGCCAGGCAGGCGCACGCTGGCAGGCCTACCGGAAGCGGTTACTGGAGCACGGCCTCGGCGCAGCCCTTGCCCTCCCCTTGGAACTGCAGCCCGGCTCGTCCGCGGCCCTCGTTTTCCTGGGCCCACCCGACTACGGTTTCCCCGCCAGGATCCTCGCTGACGCGTCATGGTTCGGCGAGGTGGCATCACAGAGCCTGAAACTGGCCCTCGACGTGCACGGCGTAATCCGTGCGGGGGACAACCTCAAGCAGGTACTGGAGAGCAGGACCAGCATCGACGTTGCCTGCGGCGTGCTGATGGCGCAAAACCGCTGCTCCTACGCCGAAGCCTTCAGCAGGCTCGCCGGCACCTCACGGAACCGCAACCTGAAGGTGCGCAGCGTGGCGGACGGCATCCTGAAGGCGATGCCCAGTGGTGCGCCCAGAACCCGTTTCGAACCCCCGGCGATTGCCTAG
- a CDS encoding alpha/beta hydrolase — translation MSDPGAAARISPLQKAVWWAQDYVYAAGWQVRGFLSRVQPASFRNGTRPPVVIIPGVYENWQFMMPLIQAIHDAGHPVHVVTVLQRNKLKVPDAAKLVAQHLEEAGLRDAILVAHSKGGLIGKYTMLSLDPEHRIDRMIAVCSPFSGSRYARYMLLPSLRIFSPRNALTLQMSRELAINSRITSLYGPFDPHIPEGSVLPGATNIELPVAGHFRILGDPATARIIVEQLNLPA, via the coding sequence ATGAGTGATCCCGGCGCCGCTGCCCGCATCAGTCCGCTGCAGAAGGCTGTGTGGTGGGCGCAGGACTATGTGTACGCCGCGGGCTGGCAGGTCCGCGGGTTCCTCTCGCGCGTGCAGCCGGCGTCCTTCCGCAACGGCACCCGCCCGCCTGTGGTGATCATTCCCGGCGTGTACGAAAACTGGCAGTTCATGATGCCGCTCATCCAGGCCATCCACGACGCCGGGCATCCGGTGCATGTGGTCACGGTGCTCCAACGCAACAAACTGAAGGTGCCGGACGCCGCCAAACTGGTGGCACAGCACCTGGAGGAGGCGGGGCTGCGCGATGCCATCCTGGTGGCGCACAGCAAGGGCGGCCTGATCGGCAAGTACACCATGCTGTCCCTGGATCCCGAGCACCGGATCGACCGGATGATCGCTGTGTGCTCGCCCTTTTCCGGCTCGCGTTACGCCCGGTACATGCTGCTGCCCAGCCTCCGGATCTTCTCGCCGCGGAACGCCCTGACCCTTCAGATGTCCCGCGAGTTGGCCATCAACAGCCGCATCACGTCGCTCTACGGACCGTTCGATCCGCACATTCCGGAGGGGAGCGTCCTGCCCGGGGCCACCAACATCGAGCTGCCGGTGGCCGGGCATTTCCGCATCCTCGGCGACCCCGCGACCGCCCGCATCATTGTGGAGCAGTTGAACCTTCCGGCCTGA
- a CDS encoding TetR/AcrR family transcriptional regulator, protein MSEVNAPARRYHSPLRKEQAAATRDAVLAAARELFVGEGYRATTVAGIARRAGVAVDTIYATIGRKPDLLREVVEAAISGTGQAVPAEQRDYVVRLREAKAASEKISIYAHALAGIQPRLAPVYLALRDAAGTDPDCAALWTEISDRRAANMRLFVRDLAATGELRTDRPAAELADAVWSMNGPEYWVLLVDQRGWGPRQFAEWLADAWCRLLLAGDRS, encoded by the coding sequence ATGAGTGAAGTCAATGCCCCCGCACGCCGCTACCACTCGCCCTTGCGGAAGGAGCAGGCGGCCGCCACCCGCGACGCCGTGCTGGCCGCCGCCCGCGAGCTCTTCGTGGGGGAGGGGTACCGGGCCACTACGGTGGCGGGCATTGCGCGGAGGGCCGGAGTCGCCGTCGACACCATCTATGCGACCATCGGTCGGAAGCCGGACCTGCTGCGGGAGGTGGTGGAAGCGGCCATCTCGGGCACCGGCCAGGCCGTGCCCGCTGAACAACGGGACTACGTGGTCCGCCTGCGGGAGGCGAAGGCAGCGTCCGAGAAAATCTCGATCTACGCCCACGCGCTGGCCGGCATCCAGCCCCGCCTGGCGCCGGTCTATTTGGCGCTGCGCGACGCCGCCGGCACTGATCCCGACTGCGCTGCGCTGTGGACCGAGATTTCCGACCGCCGTGCCGCAAACATGCGGCTGTTTGTTAGGGACCTCGCCGCCACCGGGGAGTTGCGAACGGACCGCCCCGCGGCCGAACTCGCCGATGCGGTCTGGAGCATGAACGGGCCCGAGTACTGGGTGCTCCTGGTGGACCAGCGGGGGTGGGGTCCCCGGCAGTTCGCTGAGTGGCTGGCCGATGCCTGGTGCAGGCTGCTGCTGGCAGGGGACCGGTCCTAG